The Rana temporaria chromosome 13, aRanTem1.1, whole genome shotgun sequence genome has a window encoding:
- the MESD gene encoding LRP chaperone MESD isoform X2 yields the protein MTRTWLGCWSNGRSKDDDIEEGDLPEHKRKPNPVDFTKLDPSNPEGILQMTKKGKTIMVFATVSGNPTEKETEELTSLWQGSLFNANYDLQRFLVGPNRVIFMLRDGGYAWEVKDFLVGQDRCADVTLEGQVYPGKGADGNANIKNLNKPEKEKKKSDTKKSKSSIETNRASPSKEDL from the exons AAAGATGATGACATAGAAGAAGGTGATCTGCCAGAGCACAAAAGAAAGCCGAATCCAGTAGACTTCACCAAACTTGATCCCAGTAATCCGGAGGGCATCCTGCAGATGACCAAGAAGGGAAAGACTATAATGGTCTTTGCCACGGTGTCTGGAAACCCCACAGAGAAGGAAACCGAAGAACTCACAAGCCTGTGGCAGGGCAGCCTTTTCAATGCTAACTATGACCTTCAGAG GTTTCTTGTGGGGCCGAACCGTGTGATCTTCATGCTGCGGGATGGTGGATATGCATGGGAGGTGAAGGACTTTCTGGTTGGCCAAGACCGGTGTGCAGATGTAACACTAGAGGGACAGGTGTACCCTGGGAAAGGAGCAGATGGTAATGCAAACATCAAGAACCTTAATAAACcggagaaggaaaagaaaaagagtgACACTAAGAAATCAAAGTCTTCCATTGAGACTAACCGAGCATCGCCCTCAAAGGAAGATTTATGA